A region from the Dinoroseobacter shibae DFL 12 = DSM 16493 genome encodes:
- a CDS encoding Hsp20/alpha crystallin family protein produces MVEKSHATGFWPSLADPFRTMGSKLAEWVAPASEASVKDTAYTIRMELPGVAEDDVDLSVHDGVVTVKGEKKSEREESGETWYFSERQYGSFSRSFRLPPDADEEAVAAEMKDGVLTVSVDKKSPEKTGGTRKIQISRG; encoded by the coding sequence ATGGTCGAGAAATCCCACGCCACCGGCTTCTGGCCGAGCCTTGCCGATCCCTTCCGGACAATGGGGTCGAAGCTCGCGGAATGGGTGGCCCCCGCATCCGAGGCCAGCGTCAAGGACACCGCCTACACCATCCGCATGGAACTGCCCGGCGTGGCCGAAGACGACGTGGATCTCAGCGTCCATGACGGCGTCGTCACCGTGAAGGGCGAGAAGAAATCCGAACGCGAGGAGAGCGGCGAGACCTGGTACTTCTCGGAGCGCCAGTATGGCAGCTTCTCGCGCAGCTTCCGCCTGCCGCCCGATGCTGACGAAGAGGCCGTCGCGGCCGAGATGAAGGATGGCGTGCTGACCGTCAGCGTGGACAAGAAAAGCCCCGAGAAGACCGGCGGCACCCGCAAGATCCAGATCTCCAGGGGCTGA
- a CDS encoding carbohydrate kinase family protein: protein MILCAGEALIDMLPRALPDGTAGFAPVAGGAVFNTAVALGRLGADVGLVTGLSRDLFGEVLMTALAAADVDSDMAVLSDRPTTLAFVTLTDGHAQYAFYDENTAGRMLAPADMPDPGPEVGTLFFGGISLAVEPCAAAYEALCLKAAAGRVVMLDPNIRPGFIKDETTFRARIDRMLAVTDIVKVSDEDLAWLMGPGDLAESAAALRARGPAVVCVTRGGAGVEAHTATGITHVAAEAVEVVDTVGAGDTFNAGFLAGLAEAGALDKDRLRALDAPVLTSALRLGAQAAAITVSRAGANPPWRDELPR from the coding sequence ATGATCTTGTGTGCGGGCGAGGCCCTGATCGACATGCTGCCGCGGGCGCTGCCGGACGGTACGGCGGGGTTCGCGCCGGTGGCGGGCGGAGCGGTGTTCAACACCGCGGTCGCGCTGGGGCGGCTGGGGGCGGATGTGGGGTTGGTGACGGGGCTGTCGCGGGACCTGTTCGGCGAGGTTCTGATGACTGCGCTGGCGGCTGCGGACGTGGACAGCGACATGGCGGTGCTGTCGGACCGCCCCACGACCCTGGCCTTCGTGACCCTGACCGACGGGCATGCGCAATACGCGTTCTACGACGAGAACACCGCCGGACGGATGCTGGCCCCGGCGGATATGCCCGACCCGGGGCCGGAGGTGGGCACGCTGTTCTTCGGGGGGATTTCCCTGGCGGTGGAGCCCTGTGCCGCGGCCTATGAGGCGCTGTGCCTGAAGGCCGCCGCGGGGCGGGTGGTGATGCTGGACCCGAATATCCGGCCCGGGTTCATCAAGGATGAGACGACGTTCCGGGCGCGGATCGACCGGATGCTGGCGGTGACGGATATCGTGAAGGTGTCGGACGAGGATCTGGCCTGGTTGATGGGGCCGGGGGATCTGGCCGAAAGTGCCGCGGCCCTGCGCGCGCGGGGGCCGGCGGTGGTCTGCGTGACGCGGGGCGGCGCCGGGGTGGAGGCCCATACCGCCACCGGCATCACCCATGTCGCCGCCGAAGCGGTGGAGGTCGTGGATACGGTGGGTGCGGGCGACACGTTCAACGCGGGCTTCCTGGCAGGGCTGGCGGAGGCGGGCGCGCTGGACAAGGACCGCCTGCGGGCGCTGGACGCGCCGGTGCTGACATCGGCCCTGCGGCTGGGCGCGCAGGCCGCCGCGATCACCGTCAGCCGGGCGGGCGCGAACCCGCCCTGGCGGGACGAGTTGCCACGATGA
- the dtd gene encoding D-aminoacyl-tRNA deacylase, which yields MRALIQRVTEASVRVEGAVIGRTGPGLLVLVCGMPGDTDRSVAALAGKIAKLRIFRDAEGRMNRSLLDVGGGALVVSQFTLAADTSRGNRPGFSAAAPPKEGERLYEAFAAALAETGVAVETGRFGANMAVALVNDGPVTIWMEG from the coding sequence ATGAGGGCCCTGATCCAGCGGGTCACCGAGGCGTCGGTGCGCGTGGAGGGGGCGGTGATCGGGCGGACAGGGCCTGGGCTGCTGGTGCTGGTCTGCGGGATGCCCGGCGATACGGACCGGAGCGTGGCGGCACTCGCGGGCAAGATCGCGAAGCTGCGGATCTTTCGCGACGCGGAGGGACGGATGAACCGGTCGCTGCTGGACGTGGGCGGCGGGGCGCTGGTGGTCAGCCAGTTCACCCTGGCGGCGGACACCTCCCGGGGCAACCGGCCGGGGTTTTCCGCCGCCGCGCCGCCGAAAGAGGGCGAGAGGCTCTACGAGGCCTTCGCCGCGGCCCTGGCGGAGACCGGCGTGGCGGTGGAGACCGGGCGGTTCGGCGCGAATATGGCCGTGGCCCTGGTCAATGACGGGCCGGTCACGATCTGGATGGAAGGGTAG
- a CDS encoding NAD(P)/FAD-dependent oxidoreductase, which translates to MTALSRRHFIATSAAVSASLAAPMVRGQGRPRVVVVGGGSGGATAARYIAKDSQGAIDVTLIEPQRTYFTCYFSNLYIGGFQDYDDLGHSYGKLASEYGINVVHDWAIGVDRDAKTVALAGGGSVPYDRLILSPGIDFKDGAIPGWDLAAQNAMPHAYKGGTQAQLLKAQIMAMPEGGTYAMVAPPNPYRCPPGPYERISMVAHALTQMNPTAKILIVDPKEKYSKQALFEEGWQKHYAGMVERIGPDFGGDKVEVRPDAMEVVVDGVVEKVDVCNVIPAQKAGRIAELADLTNEEGWAPVVPATMQSREDENIHVLGDASQQGDMPKSGYSANSQAKVAAMAVRGALTDSRVFPAKFSNTCWSLIATEDGVKVGASYEATEEKIAKTSGFISNTGEDAALRKATYEESLGWYAGITTDMFG; encoded by the coding sequence ATGACTGCACTTTCAAGACGCCACTTCATCGCCACCAGCGCCGCCGTATCGGCCAGCCTCGCGGCGCCCATGGTGCGCGGCCAGGGTCGCCCGCGCGTGGTCGTGGTCGGCGGCGGCTCCGGCGGGGCCACGGCAGCGCGCTATATCGCCAAGGACAGCCAGGGCGCGATCGACGTCACCCTGATCGAGCCCCAGCGCACCTATTTCACCTGCTACTTCTCGAACCTCTATATCGGCGGGTTCCAGGACTATGACGATCTGGGCCATTCCTATGGCAAGCTTGCGTCCGAGTACGGGATCAACGTGGTCCATGACTGGGCCATTGGCGTGGACCGGGACGCCAAGACCGTGGCGCTGGCGGGCGGCGGCTCGGTCCCCTATGACCGCCTGATCCTCAGCCCCGGCATCGACTTCAAGGACGGCGCGATCCCCGGCTGGGACCTGGCGGCCCAGAACGCGATGCCCCATGCCTACAAGGGCGGGACGCAAGCGCAGCTGCTCAAGGCGCAGATCATGGCCATGCCCGAGGGCGGCACCTATGCCATGGTCGCGCCGCCCAACCCCTATCGCTGCCCGCCCGGACCCTATGAGCGGATCTCGATGGTGGCCCATGCCCTGACCCAGATGAACCCGACCGCCAAGATCCTGATCGTCGACCCGAAGGAGAAATACTCCAAACAGGCGCTGTTCGAGGAAGGCTGGCAGAAGCACTATGCCGGCATGGTTGAACGGATCGGCCCGGATTTCGGCGGCGACAAGGTCGAGGTCCGGCCCGACGCCATGGAGGTCGTGGTCGACGGGGTGGTCGAGAAGGTCGATGTCTGCAACGTGATCCCGGCCCAGAAGGCCGGTCGCATCGCCGAGCTTGCGGACCTGACCAACGAGGAAGGTTGGGCGCCGGTGGTGCCCGCGACGATGCAGAGCCGCGAGGACGAGAATATCCATGTGCTCGGCGATGCCAGCCAGCAGGGCGACATGCCCAAATCCGGCTACTCCGCCAACAGCCAGGCCAAGGTCGCGGCCATGGCCGTGCGCGGCGCGCTCACCGACAGCCGCGTGTTCCCGGCGAAGTTTTCCAACACCTGCTGGTCGCTGATCGCCACCGAGGACGGGGTGAAGGTGGGCGCGTCCTACGAGGCGACGGAGGAGAAGATCGCCAAGACCTCCGGCTTCATCTCCAACACCGGGGAGGATGCGGCGCTGCGCAAGGCCACCTACGAGGAAAGCCTCGGCTGGTACGCGGGCATCACGACTGACATGTTCGGCTGA
- a CDS encoding c-type cytochrome has translation MQGKLTPLLWAAALVGLTGAAPADEIGDPERGAQLFRQCASCHQIGDGAESRVGPHLNEIYGRRAGSIERFSYSDGMLRMGADGLIWDLRTLDAYIANPRALVSGTRMSYRGMPEAQDRADLLAYMRDFTASPADIPEAEPTALPSVPELPPDVLALQGDAEWGAYLSSECTSCHQIDGTDQGIPSITYWPEEDFVLALHAYKTKLRPHPVMQMIAGRLSNEEIAALAAFFKDPD, from the coding sequence ATGCAGGGTAAGCTGACACCCCTGCTGTGGGCGGCGGCGCTGGTCGGGCTGACCGGTGCCGCCCCCGCGGACGAAATCGGTGACCCGGAGCGCGGCGCGCAACTCTTTCGCCAATGCGCAAGCTGCCACCAGATCGGCGACGGCGCCGAAAGCCGGGTGGGCCCTCACCTGAACGAGATCTACGGTCGCCGCGCCGGCAGCATCGAACGGTTCAGCTATTCCGACGGGATGCTGCGCATGGGGGCGGACGGGCTGATCTGGGATCTGCGCACGCTCGACGCCTATATCGCCAACCCCCGCGCGCTGGTATCGGGCACCCGGATGAGCTACCGCGGCATGCCGGAGGCGCAGGACCGCGCCGACCTTCTGGCTTACATGCGCGACTTCACCGCCAGTCCCGCCGACATCCCCGAGGCCGAACCGACAGCCCTGCCGTCGGTGCCCGAGTTGCCGCCGGATGTGCTGGCGCTGCAAGGGGATGCGGAGTGGGGGGCCTATCTTTCGTCCGAATGCACCTCCTGTCACCAGATTGACGGGACAGATCAGGGAATTCCCTCCATTACCTATTGGCCGGAAGAGGATTTTGTGCTCGCATTGCACGCATACAAGACCAAGCTGCGCCCGCATCCGGTCATGCAGATGATCGCCGGCCGGTTGAGCAACGAGGAGATTGCCGCGCTCGCAGCCTTTTTCAAGGATCCTGACTAG
- a CDS encoding c-type cytochrome gives MSRFPKLLTAAAPAFVCALTLAAPPVLADTLGLGRPATEAEIKAWDLDVRPDGRGLPPGSGSVADGEELFVDYCSVCHGVFAEGVDNWPELAGGDDTLADEDPVKTVGSYWPYLSTAWDYVHRSMPYGNAQSLTHDEVYAIVAYILYSNFLVEDDFVLSHENFLEVEMPNADGFIVDDRAETEYPVFSTAPCMTDCKDSVEITMRARVLDVTPEDDSAAAPAPEPEVTQAAAPAGPDPELVAAGEKVFKRCAACHQVGEGAQNRVGPVLTGIVGQPAGAVADFRYSKALEERAEEGLIWDAETLKAFLAKPKEFLPRNKMSFPGLRKDEDLAAIVAFLQAQE, from the coding sequence ATGTCGAGGTTTCCTAAGCTCCTGACCGCCGCCGCCCCGGCCTTTGTGTGCGCGCTGACCCTCGCCGCGCCGCCGGTGCTGGCCGACACGCTCGGCCTGGGCCGCCCCGCGACCGAGGCCGAGATCAAGGCCTGGGATCTGGACGTGCGCCCCGACGGGCGCGGCCTGCCGCCCGGCTCCGGCTCCGTCGCCGATGGCGAAGAGCTGTTCGTGGATTACTGCTCGGTCTGCCACGGGGTCTTTGCCGAAGGCGTGGACAACTGGCCCGAACTCGCGGGCGGCGACGACACCCTGGCCGACGAGGATCCGGTCAAGACCGTCGGCTCCTACTGGCCCTACCTGTCGACCGCCTGGGACTACGTGCATCGCTCCATGCCCTATGGCAACGCGCAATCCCTGACCCATGACGAGGTCTATGCGATCGTCGCCTACATTCTCTATTCGAACTTCCTGGTGGAGGACGATTTCGTCCTGTCCCACGAGAATTTCCTCGAGGTCGAGATGCCCAACGCGGACGGCTTCATCGTCGATGACCGGGCCGAGACCGAATACCCCGTCTTCAGCACCGCGCCCTGCATGACCGACTGCAAGGACAGCGTCGAAATCACCATGCGCGCCCGCGTCCTCGACGTGACCCCGGAGGATGACAGCGCCGCCGCCCCGGCTCCGGAGCCGGAGGTTACCCAGGCCGCCGCCCCCGCCGGACCCGACCCCGAACTGGTGGCCGCCGGCGAAAAGGTGTTCAAGCGGTGCGCGGCCTGTCACCAGGTGGGCGAGGGCGCCCAGAACCGCGTTGGCCCGGTGTTGACCGGAATCGTCGGGCAGCCCGCCGGGGCCGTTGCGGATTTCCGCTATTCCAAGGCCCTCGAAGAGCGCGCGGAGGAAGGCCTCATCTGGGATGCGGAAACCCTCAAGGCGTTCCTGGCCAAGCCCAAGGAATTCCTTCCGCGCAACAAGATGTCCTTCCCGGGCCTGCGCAAGGACGAGGACCTCGCGGCCATCGTGGCCTTCCTGCAAGCGCAGGAGTGA
- the soxC gene encoding sulfite dehydrogenase produces the protein MSTSNPSDPGRRGFLKGAAAVTAGAATAGAARAADDPLITEVQPWAQSFGDGVDATPYGMPIEYESDVVRRNVEWLTADTISSINFTPIHALDGTITPQGCAFERHHSGAIDLPKEDYRLMINGLVDTPLVFTYADLERFPRENHVYFCECAANTGMEWAGAQLNGAQFTHGMIHNMEYSGIPLRTLLNEAGLDAAGDLADKWVFVEGADASSNGRSIPMVKALDDVLVAFKANGEALRKEHGYPVRLVVPGWEGNMWVKWLRRVEVMDGPVESREETSKYTDVLEDGTARKWTWEMDAKSVVTSPSPQAPITHGKGPLVITGLAWSGRGSITRVDVSLDGGKNWQEARLAAPGTDKALTRFYLDHDWQGEEMLLQSRAHDSTGYVQPTKNQLREMRGLNSIYHNNGIQTWWVRETGEAENVEVS, from the coding sequence ATGAGCACATCAAACCCCTCTGATCCAGGACGCCGCGGGTTCCTCAAAGGCGCCGCCGCCGTCACCGCCGGGGCCGCTACCGCCGGGGCCGCCCGCGCCGCGGACGACCCGCTGATCACCGAGGTGCAGCCCTGGGCGCAGAGCTTCGGCGACGGCGTGGACGCCACCCCCTACGGGATGCCCATCGAATACGAGAGCGACGTGGTCCGCCGCAATGTCGAATGGCTGACCGCCGACACGATCAGCTCGATCAACTTCACCCCGATCCATGCCCTCGACGGCACGATCACCCCCCAGGGTTGCGCGTTCGAGCGGCACCATTCCGGCGCCATCGACCTGCCCAAGGAAGACTACCGGCTGATGATCAACGGGCTGGTGGACACCCCCCTCGTGTTCACCTACGCCGATCTCGAACGCTTCCCGCGCGAAAACCACGTCTATTTCTGCGAATGCGCCGCGAACACGGGCATGGAATGGGCCGGCGCGCAGCTCAACGGCGCGCAGTTCACCCATGGCATGATCCACAACATGGAATATTCCGGCATCCCGCTCCGCACCCTGCTGAACGAGGCCGGACTCGATGCGGCCGGGGATCTCGCCGACAAATGGGTCTTCGTCGAAGGCGCCGATGCCTCGTCCAACGGCCGCTCCATCCCCATGGTCAAGGCGCTCGACGACGTGCTCGTCGCGTTCAAGGCCAATGGCGAGGCGCTGCGCAAGGAACACGGCTACCCGGTGCGCCTGGTGGTGCCGGGCTGGGAGGGCAACATGTGGGTCAAATGGCTTCGCCGGGTCGAGGTGATGGACGGCCCCGTGGAAAGCCGCGAGGAAACCAGCAAATACACCGACGTGCTCGAAGACGGCACCGCCCGCAAATGGACATGGGAGATGGACGCGAAATCCGTCGTCACCTCCCCCAGCCCGCAAGCCCCGATCACCCACGGCAAGGGGCCGCTGGTGATCACCGGGCTGGCCTGGTCCGGCCGCGGGTCCATCACCCGCGTCGATGTCAGCCTCGATGGCGGCAAGAACTGGCAAGAGGCGCGGCTCGCCGCCCCGGGCACCGACAAGGCGCTGACCCGGTTCTATCTCGACCACGACTGGCAGGGCGAAGAAATGCTGCTGCAATCGCGCGCCCATGACAGCACCGGCTACGTCCAGCCCACCAAGAACCAGCTGCGCGAGATGCGCGGGCTGAACTCGATCTACCACAACAACGGCATCCAGACCTGGTGGGTGCGCGAAACCGGGGAGGCAGAGAATGTCGAGGTTTCCTAA
- the soxB gene encoding thiosulfohydrolase SoxB translates to MISRRDFLQATVAASAIYGASGVGNWSRLAAQQAMSQDDLLQFDTTGNVTLIHITDIHGQLKPIYFREPEINLGVGDNAGMPPHVTGEDFLKLFDIAPGTPEAYALTYNDFTALARTYGRMGGLDRVSTILNAIRADRPDALLLDGGDTWHGSYTALRTDGQDMVNIMNALRPDAMTSHWEFTFGIDRVNDIVENHLNFPFLGANIFDAEWDEPAYEPYQMFERGGAKIAVIGQAFPYMPIANPGWMFPNLSFGIREDRMREMVAEVRAAGADVVVVLSHNGFDVDKKMAGNVDGIDVILTGHTHDALPEPVLVNGTMLIASGSNGKFVSRLDLDVRDGGIQGFAYKLIPVFSDVIAPDPAMTALIDAERAPFEADLREVLGTTDSLLFRRGNFNGTWDDLICNALIDEREADIALSPGFRWGPSLLPGDDITREDLFNATAMSYPNAYRSEMTGEFLHIILEDVADNLFHPDPYYQQGGDMVRVGGMGYQIDISKPQGQRITNMTLLKTGEAIDPAKTYIVSGWASVNEGTEGPPIWDVVESYIKRKGTVSVDPNQSVKVIGA, encoded by the coding sequence ATGATTTCCCGCCGTGACTTTCTCCAGGCCACCGTTGCCGCCTCCGCCATCTACGGCGCGTCGGGTGTGGGCAACTGGTCCCGCCTCGCCGCCCAGCAGGCGATGTCCCAGGACGATCTTCTGCAGTTCGACACCACGGGCAATGTCACCCTGATCCACATCACCGACATCCACGGGCAGCTCAAGCCGATCTATTTCCGCGAGCCCGAGATCAATCTCGGCGTCGGTGACAATGCCGGGATGCCGCCCCATGTGACGGGGGAGGATTTTCTCAAGCTGTTCGACATCGCCCCCGGCACGCCCGAGGCCTATGCCCTGACCTATAACGACTTCACAGCCCTCGCCCGGACCTATGGCCGGATGGGCGGGCTCGACCGGGTCTCGACGATCCTGAACGCGATCCGCGCCGACCGGCCCGATGCGCTGCTGCTCGATGGCGGCGACACCTGGCACGGCTCCTACACCGCGCTGCGCACGGATGGGCAGGACATGGTCAACATCATGAACGCCCTGCGCCCCGACGCCATGACGAGCCATTGGGAATTCACCTTCGGCATCGACCGGGTCAACGACATCGTCGAGAACCACCTCAACTTCCCCTTCCTCGGCGCCAACATCTTTGACGCCGAATGGGACGAACCCGCCTATGAGCCCTACCAGATGTTCGAGCGCGGCGGCGCGAAGATCGCCGTGATCGGCCAGGCCTTCCCCTATATGCCGATCGCCAATCCCGGCTGGATGTTCCCCAATCTCAGCTTCGGCATCCGCGAGGACCGGATGCGCGAAATGGTGGCCGAGGTCCGCGCCGCCGGGGCCGACGTGGTCGTCGTGCTCAGCCACAATGGCTTCGACGTGGACAAGAAGATGGCCGGCAACGTGGACGGGATCGACGTGATCCTCACTGGCCATACCCATGACGCCCTGCCCGAACCGGTGCTGGTGAATGGCACGATGCTGATCGCCTCGGGCTCCAACGGCAAGTTCGTCAGCCGCCTCGACCTCGACGTGCGCGACGGCGGGATCCAGGGCTTCGCCTACAAACTCATCCCGGTCTTCTCCGACGTGATCGCGCCTGACCCGGCGATGACCGCGCTGATCGACGCCGAACGCGCCCCGTTCGAGGCGGATCTGCGCGAAGTGCTGGGCACCACCGACAGCCTGCTGTTCCGGCGCGGCAATTTCAACGGCACCTGGGACGACCTGATCTGCAACGCGCTGATCGACGAACGCGAGGCCGACATCGCGCTGAGCCCCGGTTTCCGCTGGGGCCCGAGCCTGCTGCCGGGCGACGACATCACCCGCGAGGATCTCTTCAACGCCACCGCGATGTCCTACCCCAACGCCTACCGTTCTGAAATGACGGGCGAATTCCTCCACATCATCCTCGAAGACGTGGCCGACAACCTGTTCCACCCCGACCCCTATTACCAGCAGGGCGGCGACATGGTCCGCGTCGGCGGCATGGGCTACCAGATCGACATCTCCAAACCCCAGGGGCAGCGGATCACCAACATGACCCTCCTGAAGACCGGCGAGGCAATCGACCCGGCCAAGACCTATATCGTCTCCGGCTGGGCGAGCGTGAACGAAGGCACCGAAGGCCCGCCGATCTGGGACGTGGTAGAGAGCTACATCAAGCGCAAGGGCACGGTCTCGGTCGACCCGAACCAGAGCGTGAAGGTCATCGGCGCATGA
- the soxA gene encoding sulfur oxidation c-type cytochrome SoxA — MKTLSLKAAFSIATAVTAFGLGTAAHAIDELVINGEEKLVTETAAPAHLENMSTIRSGWTFRTDETKSLQMDDFDNPGMIFVDKAIDAWNTAEGAAEKACADCHSGPESMKGLRAKLPKWNEDAGEVWTMEMYVNDCRTNRMEAEAWDWNSADMRNMTALIGLQSRGMPMDVAIDGPAQSTWEKGKEIYYTRYGQLELACANCHEDNYDNYIRADHLSMGMTNGFPVYRLKQADLVSQHNRFRGCIRDTRAETFGMGSPEFIALELYVASRGNGLSVETPAVRN; from the coding sequence ATGAAGACACTGTCGCTCAAGGCCGCCTTCAGCATAGCTACCGCGGTGACAGCTTTCGGTCTCGGCACCGCGGCCCATGCCATCGACGAGCTGGTGATCAACGGCGAAGAAAAGCTGGTCACCGAAACCGCCGCCCCGGCGCACCTGGAAAACATGTCGACCATCCGGTCCGGCTGGACCTTCCGGACGGATGAGACCAAGTCGCTCCAGATGGACGATTTCGACAATCCGGGCATGATCTTCGTCGACAAGGCGATCGACGCCTGGAACACCGCCGAGGGTGCCGCGGAAAAGGCTTGCGCCGACTGCCACAGCGGTCCCGAGAGCATGAAGGGCCTGCGCGCCAAGCTGCCCAAGTGGAACGAGGACGCCGGCGAAGTCTGGACCATGGAGATGTATGTCAACGACTGCCGCACCAACCGGATGGAGGCTGAGGCCTGGGACTGGAACAGTGCCGACATGCGCAACATGACGGCCCTGATCGGCCTGCAATCGCGCGGAATGCCCATGGATGTGGCGATCGACGGGCCCGCCCAGTCCACCTGGGAGAAGGGCAAGGAGATCTACTATACCCGCTACGGGCAGCTCGAACTGGCCTGCGCGAATTGTCACGAGGACAATTACGACAACTACATCCGCGCCGACCACCTGAGCATGGGCATGACCAACGGCTTCCCGGTCTACCGGCTGAAACAGGCCGACCTCGTGTCCCAGCACAACCGCTTCCGCGGCTGCATCCGGGATACGCGGGCCGAAACCTTCGGCATGGGCTCGCCCGAATTCATCGCGCTGGAGCTTTACGTCGCCTCCCGCGGCAATGGCCTCTCGGTCGAAACCCCGGCCGTGCGCAACTGA
- the soxZ gene encoding thiosulfate oxidation carrier complex protein SoxZ gives MAKGVKPRVKVPKSASAGDTITIKTLISHKMESGQRKDSDGNTIPRSIINRFVASFNGETVIDVDMAPAISTNPYFEFDAKVPEAGEFTFTWYDDDGSVYETTNAIAVS, from the coding sequence ATGGCAAAAGGTGTAAAACCCCGCGTGAAAGTCCCGAAGTCGGCCTCTGCCGGGGACACGATCACGATCAAGACCCTGATTTCGCACAAGATGGAATCCGGGCAGCGCAAGGACAGCGATGGCAACACCATCCCGCGCTCGATCATCAACCGCTTCGTGGCGAGCTTCAACGGCGAGACCGTGATCGACGTGGACATGGCGCCCGCGATCTCGACCAACCCGTATTTCGAGTTTGACGCGAAGGTTCCGGAGGCCGGTGAATTCACCTTCACATGGTATGACGACGACGGCTCGGTCTACGAGACCACCAACGCCATCGCCGTCAGCTGA
- the soxY gene encoding thiosulfate oxidation carrier protein SoxY: MEFTRRETMAIGAGAALAAVLPGVVSAAVKASIDEFTGGAEVGTGGVTLTAPEIAENGNTVPISVSAPGATAILVLALGNPTPAVAEFKFGPLAGDQSASTRIRLAGTQEVAAIAKMADGTFSSETKTVKVTIGGCGG, from the coding sequence ATGGAGTTCACGCGACGTGAAACGATGGCCATTGGCGCCGGGGCTGCGCTTGCCGCAGTGCTGCCCGGGGTCGTGTCCGCGGCCGTCAAGGCCAGTATCGACGAATTCACCGGGGGCGCCGAGGTCGGCACCGGCGGTGTCACCCTGACCGCGCCGGAGATTGCCGAGAACGGCAACACCGTTCCGATCTCCGTGAGTGCCCCCGGCGCCACGGCGATTCTGGTGCTGGCTCTGGGCAACCCGACCCCTGCCGTGGCCGAGTTCAAGTTCGGTCCGCTTGCGGGCGACCAGTCCGCCTCGACCCGCATTCGCCTCGCCGGCACCCAGGAGGTCGCCGCCATCGCCAAGATGGCCGACGGCACTTTCTCGTCGGAGACCAAGACCGTAAAGGTCACCATCGGCGGCTGCGGCGGCTAA
- the soxX gene encoding sulfur oxidation c-type cytochrome SoxX, with product MKRQALIGTIAGLAFATGPATAEIMAEQVAFTEYGEIEQSLSGTPGDPAAGREVMASRALGNCVACHMVSDMSDIPFHGEVGPMLDGAGDRWTEAQLRGIVANAKMTFEGTIMPSYYKKSGYIRPGNAFTGKAATPEQLETLLTAQQVEDVVAYLMTLTE from the coding sequence ATGAAGCGCCAAGCGTTGATCGGCACCATTGCCGGTCTGGCCTTCGCCACCGGACCCGCCACGGCTGAGATCATGGCGGAACAGGTTGCATTTACCGAGTATGGCGAGATCGAGCAGTCGCTTTCGGGCACGCCGGGCGATCCCGCCGCGGGGCGCGAGGTCATGGCCTCCCGGGCCCTGGGCAATTGCGTGGCCTGCCACATGGTCTCCGACATGAGCGACATTCCCTTCCACGGGGAAGTCGGCCCCATGCTCGACGGCGCCGGGGACCGCTGGACCGAGGCGCAGCTGCGTGGCATCGTGGCGAATGCCAAGATGACGTTCGAGGGCACGATCATGCCCTCCTACTACAAGAAATCCGGCTACATCCGGCCCGGCAACGCGTTCACCGGCAAGGCGGCAACGCCCGAACAGCTTGAAACGCTTCTGACCGCACAACAAGTGGAAGATGTGGTCGCCTACCTGATGACCCTGACGGAGTGA
- a CDS encoding thioredoxin family protein has protein sequence MGRFLTLCAAALLWTLPGLAAQLGDDGLHKTAWMKDTFKDLREDLAEANAEGKRLALIIEQRGCIYCDKMHKEVFPIPEIDALLNDQFFVVQINMFGDVEITDFDGEALAEKDAVRKWGALFTPTLMFFPEEVPEGASAAQAAVATIPGAFGKWTTLNMLTWILEEGYTTDEPFQKYHARKFMEQNTE, from the coding sequence ATGGGACGTTTTCTGACACTCTGCGCCGCGGCGCTGCTCTGGACGCTGCCGGGACTGGCCGCGCAGCTCGGGGATGACGGGCTGCACAAGACCGCCTGGATGAAAGACACGTTCAAGGACCTGCGCGAGGATCTCGCCGAGGCCAATGCCGAGGGCAAGCGCCTGGCGCTGATCATCGAGCAGCGCGGCTGCATCTATTGCGACAAGATGCACAAGGAGGTGTTCCCCATCCCCGAGATCGACGCGCTGCTGAACGACCAGTTCTTCGTGGTGCAGATCAACATGTTCGGCGATGTGGAGATCACCGATTTCGACGGCGAGGCGCTGGCCGAGAAGGACGCCGTGCGCAAATGGGGGGCGCTCTTCACGCCCACCTTGATGTTCTTTCCCGAAGAGGTGCCCGAGGGCGCCAGCGCCGCCCAGGCGGCCGTCGCCACCATCCCCGGGGCCTTCGGGAAATGGACCACGCTCAACATGCTGACCTGGATTCTCGAAGAGGGCTATACCACCGACGAGCCGTTCCAGAAGTACCACGCCCGCAAGTTCATGGAGCAAAATACCGAGTAA